Proteins co-encoded in one Elusimicrobiales bacterium genomic window:
- a CDS encoding DEAD/DEAH box helicase yields MTTPEKNTPDFYNLGIAPKLLSTLDAMGFRVPTPIQQQAIPVACSGKDLVGIAQTGTGKTIAFAVPMLQVIMSGQGRGLVLVPTRELAIQVNSVFEKFTACGGIRTAVLIGGEPIGRQKSALRRNPNVIVATPGRLLDHIAQHAIRLDTVKMLVLDEADRMLDMGFAPQIKRILQSVPKQRHTMLFSATMPETIMNIARAYMQLPVRVEVARQGTAAETVAQELFVVAKPDKFNLLCKLLDQYGGSVLLFARTKHNAKSIARAINNFGCSAAEIHSNRSLSQRKEALEGFKTGKYRVLVATDIAARGIDVTGIELVVNYDLPDDTENYVHRIGRTGRAGHPGHAISFAAPDQGADVRAIERLIRATLPISTNPDIPAHQLQRHPQQQPQHAGGKHFKPSRNNAARERGRRHADFAANRGNRHSQEKPPVKAGQPPAGRLEIRSIGGQRQVLGGGGHRQPPRKQHGRFQR; encoded by the coding sequence ATGACCACACCCGAAAAGAATACACCGGATTTTTACAACCTCGGCATAGCGCCCAAACTGTTAAGCACGCTTGACGCGATGGGATTCCGCGTCCCGACGCCGATTCAGCAGCAGGCCATTCCCGTCGCCTGCAGCGGCAAGGACCTTGTGGGCATCGCGCAGACCGGAACGGGAAAAACAATCGCTTTCGCGGTGCCGATGCTTCAGGTGATTATGTCCGGGCAGGGGCGCGGCCTGGTGCTGGTGCCGACCCGGGAACTGGCAATCCAGGTCAACAGCGTTTTTGAGAAATTCACCGCGTGCGGCGGCATCCGCACCGCCGTTCTTATAGGCGGCGAACCCATCGGGCGGCAAAAGAGCGCGCTGCGCCGCAATCCCAATGTCATAGTCGCCACTCCGGGCCGGCTTCTGGACCATATAGCCCAGCACGCCATACGGCTTGATACCGTGAAAATGCTTGTGCTTGATGAAGCCGACCGTATGCTGGACATGGGGTTCGCGCCCCAGATAAAGCGCATATTGCAATCCGTTCCCAAGCAGCGGCACACCATGCTTTTTTCGGCTACGATGCCGGAAACGATTATGAATATCGCCAGGGCCTATATGCAACTGCCCGTGCGGGTTGAGGTGGCGCGGCAGGGAACCGCCGCCGAGACGGTGGCGCAGGAGCTTTTTGTGGTGGCCAAGCCGGACAAATTCAACCTGCTCTGCAAACTGCTGGACCAATACGGCGGCAGCGTGCTGCTGTTTGCGCGCACCAAGCACAACGCCAAATCCATCGCCAGGGCGATTAACAACTTCGGCTGCAGCGCGGCGGAGATACATTCCAACCGGTCCCTGTCCCAGCGCAAGGAAGCCCTTGAGGGGTTCAAGACCGGAAAATACCGCGTGCTTGTGGCCACCGATATCGCGGCCCGCGGGATAGACGTGACAGGCATAGAACTGGTGGTGAATTACGACCTGCCGGACGACACCGAAAACTATGTGCACCGCATCGGGCGCACGGGAAGGGCGGGCCATCCCGGACATGCCATTTCCTTTGCCGCCCCGGACCAGGGGGCGGATGTCCGCGCGATAGAGCGGTTGATACGCGCGACGCTGCCAATCTCCACAAATCCGGACATTCCCGCGCATCAGCTTCAGCGCCATCCGCAGCAGCAGCCGCAGCATGCGGGCGGGAAGCATTTCAAGCCGTCCCGGAATAATGCCGCCCGTGAAAGAGGCCGCAGGCATGCGGATTTCGCGGCAAACCGCGGCAACCGCCATTCGCAGGAGAAGCCGCCCGTAAAAGCGGGCCAGCCGCCGGCTGGCCGGCTGGAGATTCGCTCCATCGGCGGGCAAAGGCAGGTGCTGGGCGGCGGGGGGCATCGTCAGCCGCCTCGGAAGCAGCATGGCCGCTTCCAGCGGTAG